In Candidatus Omnitrophota bacterium, the genomic stretch GCGATAAAAGGAATTGCCAGCACAAGGATCCTGCAGGAGCTTCAGGGCGCGTTCCTGAAGTTTACGGGCATGGAATTCTCTTTCGTGGACCTGAAGGGGAAGCCCGTGATAATCTCGCAGTATGCCGGGCATTCCTGTAAAGCCCTCCTCTCGTCGAAGAAAAAAGATTCCGCGTTCCCGGACGTCGTAACTAAATCGTGCAATTCCCTCTCCGGCTCGAAGAAACCCGTTATTTCCGAATATAATAAAACACCGCTGGCGTTCGTCCCTATAATAATAGAGGGGAACGCGATAGGCGCGGTCTTGATGTGCCCCGGCGGCAGCCAGGCCGCCAATGCCGGGATATCGAAGGAGCAATTCAAAAGCGCGGCCGAGCTTTTATTCATTTTTGTAAATTATGTGTTTAAGCATGAATTCGACTTCCTGGTCGTTTCCGATACAGACAAGCAGTATTCGCGCAACCAGGAAGCGGTCCTTAAAGCTGTAGCGTTCATAAAGAAAAACTACCACGACAAGGACATATCCCTCCAGAAAGTAGCCGCGGAAGTCGCCCTGAGCCATTACTATTTCAGCCATATTTTCAAGGATGAGCTTAAGATCACTTTTATAGAATATTTGACGAAGGTCAGGATGGAAGCTTCGGCCAAGCTTTTGAAAAACCGCAACCTGAATGTTAACCAGATCGCGTATGCCGTTGGATACCAGGACCCGAATTATTTCAGTAAAGTTTTTAAAAGATACATGAAAACCTCCCCGATCGAATACAGGAACAATATGCTGAGAAAGGGGACAGAAAAACAAATAATTACGGCATAAAAGCAACAAAACCCATTGACACTGTTTACTTTTGTGTTATACTAACCTTAATTTATTGCAGCACAAGGAGAAAGAATGTCAGAACGCAGAAAGTATAAACGTGTCGACGTGAATGTTGCTATTAAGGGTAAGCTCATCGACCCCCAGAAAAAGGTCGATATTACCGGCGACATCCTGTTGAAGGCGAAAAATTTAAATGAAGGGGGCGCTTTGCTTGAATGGCCGCGCTCCTGGGATTGCGAATCCTGCTCTAATTGCCTCGGCTGGGTGCATAATTCCACCTGCAAACTTAAGGAAGGCGGGCAAAGGGACAGCGAATTTAACAAGGATCTGGTCCCGGGGATGCATATCACTATACGTATAGTGCCGGGAAACGATATAGAGCCGGTAAATGCTTTGGGTAAAGTAAGCTGGGTCAGGTCCGCAGGAAGCGAGAGGGCAGACAGCTATAATGTCGGGGTCTCTTTCGTTGAAGATGAAAAGCAGGAACCGGACATCAAAAAGAAGATCCTGGTCATAAAGAAAAGTTTCGAAACAACTTAGATGCTGAGTTTTTCTGTCTGGTCGATAACATTCAGGATGATCGCCAAGTATCCCCGCGTCCTTATCCCGTTTTTTATCAAAGCGATATTCGAAGCCCTGGCGCTTACCGTATTTTTTTATTCACCCCGTTCGCCTTTACTGGCTATCTTCGGGCCGCCCATTACATCGTTCTTTACCACTAGGACCCCGTCGGGGGTTATTTCCGGGGCGCGTTATCTGCACTATCCCATCAACTTCGAGCTTCTCCCTACTCTTTTTTATTACGGCCAGATCTTCGTTATGATAACCGTCGGAGCGGTAATGTACGGCATGGCGATGGGGATGGTGTCACAGGCCCACTCGGAAGGCGGGGAGGTCAAGATATTCGGCAATTTTAACAGGTCCCTGAGGCGCTATTTAGCCTTGGTCGGCGTATGGCTTATAACTTTTATCCTCTCTCTCGCGATCCTGAAGCTTCCGCCGCTGATCATAACAAAATTGATGCCCCCGACGCCGACGGCGATGTTGCTGCTCCGTATACTGTCCTATGCGGGTATCGTAGTCATTTTCGTTATCGAGGCGCTCTTTATCTACGCATATCCTGCCGTCATCATCGAGCGGAAAAGCTTTTTCGGGGCCATCGGAAGGTCGTTTAGCGTCATAAGGCATGTTTTCTTGACGACGGTCGTGCTGGTCTTTGTCCCGAGATTATTTGAGTTTTTGTATGTATTCGTCAGGCAGAAACAACAGGGCCTTATGAACCTGACGGTTCCCGAGGCAACCCTCGTTATCTTAGGCGTAAGCATCGTACTCACCCTGGTCACCGACGCGCTGGTCTTTTTAAGCGCCGCGAATCTTTTTATCCTTAAGCAGGAAACGGAAAAAGGGGCGTAAAGTTGCTCAAGAAGACGATTATCATACCGTTTATTTTCGCCGCAGCCGTAATGCTGAACGGCTGCGATTCGGGGACATATTCCGCCGAAAAAAGATTCTGGC encodes the following:
- a CDS encoding AraC family transcriptional regulator; this translates as MECSLAIKGIASTRILQELQGAFLKFTGMEFSFVDLKGKPVIISQYAGHSCKALLSSKKKDSAFPDVVTKSCNSLSGSKKPVISEYNKTPLAFVPIIIEGNAIGAVLMCPGGSQAANAGISKEQFKSAAELLFIFVNYVFKHEFDFLVVSDTDKQYSRNQEAVLKAVAFIKKNYHDKDISLQKVAAEVALSHYYFSHIFKDELKITFIEYLTKVRMEASAKLLKNRNLNVNQIAYAVGYQDPNYFSKVFKRYMKTSPIEYRNNMLRKGTEKQIITA